Genomic window (Cellulosilyticum lentocellum DSM 5427):
ATAATGAGATTTGGTTACAGGAATTAGATATAAAACAAGGAAGACTAATAGGCGAAAAGTATGTTTTATGGCAAGGCGCTTTTAATAATGCGGTATGGCCAGAAGGACCTCATCTTTATAAAAAAGATGAATACTATTATTTAATGATAGCAGAAGGTGGAACAGGTCATGAGCATTCTATAACAATAGCTAGAAGTAAACAGATTATAGGACCCTACGAAGGAAATCCTGCAAATCCAATTTTGACACATAGGCACTTAGGTAGGCATTATCCCATTGTTAATGTAGGACATGGAGATTTAGTACAGATTCAGGATGGTACATGGTGGATGGTTTTGCTAGGATCTAGGCCTTATGGGGGCTATTATAGGAATCTTGGGAGAGAGACCTTTTTGGTAAATGTTATTTGGGAAAATGGATGGCCTATTGTTAACGAGGGAAAAGGCATTGTAGAGGAAATGAGTAAGGCACCAGACTTACCTTGGTTTGAGGTGATGCCCGAAGATGCATGTACTCATTTTATAGGAAGTGAATTAAGTGATAAATGGATTTCTCTTAGAGGACCAAAAGAAGACTTTTGTAGCTTAGGAGCTAGGGAGGGGTATCTTAGAATCAAGTTAAGACCAGAGAGCATAAAAGAATTGGTTCATCCAAGTCTTATATGTTTAAGGCAGCAGCATCAAGATTTTATAGTCAGTACATTATTAGAATTTACTCCGGATACTATAAATGAAGTTGCAGGCCTTGTGCTGATTCAAAATGAAAGATATCACTTTAGATATGAGTATGGTATGCAGCAAAGTGATACGGTTATTAGGCTTATAAAATGTGAAGTAGGAAAAGATAAGTTAATAGCTGAAAGTCAATTTAGTGATTCACCAATATGTATGAAGATAGTAGGGAGAGGGCAAAATTTTAACTTTTATTATGGCAGTGATCCTGAACAGATGTATGAGTTGGTAACAGGTGTGGATGCAAGCATATTAAGTACTGATAAAGCAGGAGGTTTTGTTGGAACTTGTATAGGTATGTATGCAAGTAGTAATGGAAAGATGAGTAAAAATTATGCGGATTTTGGTTGGTTTGAATATAAAGGTAATGATAAGTAAAATTTGATTGTTAGATTTGCTTAAGGTAAGAAATGACGGATTAAAAATAGGGGGAATACAGATGAAGAACTTACACTTAATGGCTAAAAAAAATCTAAATAAAAAGAAAGTAAAAGATAAAAAAACAGTAGAGAAAAGAGGTTCTATTAAGAGGAAATTGATTAGCTCATATATTCTTTGTACAGTAGTTCCATTAGTTGCTGTTAATTTATTTTCAGCCAGTCAATCAAAGGTTACAGTTAGAGATATAACGAGCCAAATGGCCATAGAGATGGTTAAGCAAACAGGGGCCAATACAAGTTATTATACAGAAAGTATAGAAAGTGGTATGACTAGAATTATTATTAATGACTTAAATGCTTCGACTAATAATTTGGTTGGTGAGTACGCAAAAATAGCAATAAAACCTAAGAATAATGCTAATGATTTAGAAAAGCACAATATTATAAAAAGTATAGTAACGCAAATTAACTATAGTGTATCCCTGGATAAGAACATAGAAGATATTGCTTTATTAATGGATGATGGAACAAAGATTTTGTCTGGAATTAAGTTGAAGGAAGAAGATGTAGAGCGCTTTGTAGGTAGAGATACCACAGAAGAAGTGAACTGGGAGATTATTGATACTAATAATGCGAAGG
Coding sequences:
- a CDS encoding glycoside hydrolase family 43 protein is translated as MRNFSNPILPGFYPDPSICRVNEDYYLVTSSFAYYPGVPIFHSKDLVNWKQIGHVLERSSQLHLEGAEHSGGIYAPTLRYHEGIFYMITTNISGEGNFYVTATRPEGPWSDPIVLEAEGIDPSLFFDEDGRVYYVGTREKPKEVSRYYGDNEIWLQELDIKQGRLIGEKYVLWQGAFNNAVWPEGPHLYKKDEYYYLMIAEGGTGHEHSITIARSKQIIGPYEGNPANPILTHRHLGRHYPIVNVGHGDLVQIQDGTWWMVLLGSRPYGGYYRNLGRETFLVNVIWENGWPIVNEGKGIVEEMSKAPDLPWFEVMPEDACTHFIGSELSDKWISLRGPKEDFCSLGAREGYLRIKLRPESIKELVHPSLICLRQQHQDFIVSTLLEFTPDTINEVAGLVLIQNERYHFRYEYGMQQSDTVIRLIKCEVGKDKLIAESQFSDSPICMKIVGRGQNFNFYYGSDPEQMYELVTGVDASILSTDKAGGFVGTCIGMYASSNGKMSKNYADFGWFEYKGNDK